The genomic region TTTTAACTTTTTATCCATCGCTTTAGCTTTGGAAATAGCGATTCTAACCAATAATTTTACGCTCTCATCTTTTGACCGATAATAGATTTCCCTTAAATCATTACAAATCGTATTTAGGGGGTTTTTGTGTCTTAACCACTTCATATCACAAGGTTCGTACTCTCTCATTTAAGGTACTTCTCCCAATCATCTGGCCAGTTAGGTATTGGCATAAATTGAGGTATCTTCTTTAAATAAATATCTCGGTGTTTGTTGACGAAAAAATCATACGAATAAGCGATGCTGTCTTTAACCTCGTTCCAATTTAAATCGTACATCCGACCATATCTTTTCCCTTTATGTAGATGACAGTAGAAAGTGTTCTTATTCGTCATTACCTTTCCCCCATCAGCCCAAACCTTACAAACGATTTCTTCGCTCTCTTGAGCAAACCCACCGTATCCCTCGGTCTGCATTAGTCCGAGTTTGTTGTAGTAATCTTTAGTAAGAAAGTAGCAAGACCCCTGAAAGGCCATTGTTTCGTCTATTGGAATATTAAGGCGTTCTTTGGTTCTAGTTTCCCACCTGAAGGACTTTAGTTGACCTTTCTTCCACGCTTGCCACATTGGGTATTCGTAATCTACTGGTAATCTATCGTCTTCTTCGACTTTCCAGTTCTCAGCGTCTAATCTCAGTCTGCGAGGTATTTGTACCCAGTTAGGCTGATGGTCTCTGATCAAAATCTCGTCAAACCCTTCACCGACAATACAGTGAGCGTCTAGGGTCATTACATATTCACCTTTACACGCATTAACAGCCATATTGATTAAGTGGCGTTTCTGATTACCAGTAGAGGGTTCGGTATTGATATAGTGGACTCTTGGGTCGTTTACTCTGTCTTCTAAGGGCTCAGAATAGCCATCGGTACAAGCATAGACTTCAATCTCGCCTGTGGCTTTTTCCAGGACTTCTTCGATAGTTCTTTTGAAGTATTTCTCAGTCTTGCCTGGGATAATAATCGTGAGCATATTCCTCCTAAGTTATTGTTGTTTCTTTGCTCTGTAATAGTCCATTTGTCCAAACATAATCAGTAGTTTCGGTTCTGTCTGCGAACACAGATACTTTTCGTGTTAAATATCCGTCTGTGTAAGTGTAGGTAACGTCTGGTTTCTCACCATTACTGCCAGTAAATCTTTCCCAATCACCAACACCACCATAAAGAGTTTGGTTCCAAATATAACCACCATTCTTTTTCACAGAAGTGGCTATATTGTCGTGTTCGGCATTAAGTATTTCTAAAGTTTCTAATAACCTTGGCATAGGTTCCTCTTTCTTTGTGATAAGAGTCGCATCTCTCTATCAATCGTTATATAGTCCCAAATATTTTCTAAAGAAGATTTGTCGGTTCTACCTATCTTCGAGATTAGTTCTTGTATCATCATCGCAACTCCTAAAGAGTCTGCATTAGGATTGACACTTTTAGCCCATTCATAGATATCGCCAACTCTATCAGAGGTATCTTTATCTCCTAAGAGGGTCATATCTATCCCGAGTTGTGTATATAAATCCATTTTAACCTGAACATCGATGTCAGGTGTTATAGCTGTTTCCCCTACGGGTTCAACATAAGGCTCAGTTGGTGGTGCGAATTGTGCTAGTATTTTTGATTCTTCCATATACTAATTTTACCCCCTCTGTTTACTTGGCTAAAGGCTCGTCCATTCCCATTTTGATATAATTGTTCTTCTTCCACTCTAAATCCTTGACGCAGTACCCGTAATGCTTTACACATACATCAGTAAAGATTTGGTAATCGTCAATAGAGCATCTCTGAAAGATAAAAGTCGTATCGGGTTTGACTATCATCGCTGGTCTGTGCCCTCTCTCCTCTGTGTGTCCGTCTGGGTAATAATCCACCATTCTCACAAGCCCCATTTTGGTCTTGAACCTCTTTATAATGCTTTTCCACTCCTTTTCTTCGAGAAATTCGTCAGCATCGCAAATCAAGATATTGTCGTATTCCTGTAGATGGGCAATACCGATATTTAAAACGATATGTTCTTTTTTAGGCGAGAGCTTCATTAGGTGGACATTGGATTGGTTTAAGTTTGAAACTATTTCTTCGGTATCGTCTGGTGCTGGGTCATATCCTTCGTGCAGACAATTAACCACTAAAATCTTATCCACCCAATTCAAAGAAATAAGGACTTCTTTTAGAAAGTCCGTATTATGGTAACTTCTGACTATTGCTGCTACCACGGTTCCCTATAATCATAGAAACCACCCCCGTGCTCTTGAACTCCGTCTATATCCCATTTATCTGCGAATATCGGCCAAGAATCCTTACGGTCTCTTTTAATGGTGTATTCAGTGTTATTCTCTACCTGTAGATGGTAGGCGTAGAATCTTTCTTCATAAAGAACCTTCCATTTTGACCCCTTTAGTTGTAAGAAGAAATCTAGGTGCTCTCCACCAATCTTAAATCTGTTGTCCCACCTAACATCGTTAAAGACCTCTTTTTTAGCAACAAAGAAGTTTAACCCAAGGTCTATTCCATTATCGGGCGGTAGTTTGTACAGCCTTCGTTTCTCTATTTTAAGGGTGTGTTCGTAGTGAGCCACATCTCCGACAAGAGTTCTGAGTGATCCGCAGACAATACCTACATTTCCCCTAAGTTTATTTATGGCTAGACTGATATTAAAGTCTTTTGGAATAACAAAATCGTCATCTAAGAGTAAGATGTAGTCCTCGGTTACCAAGTCCATACAGGCATTTCTTCCTGCAGGAAGTCCAGAATCATAAGGCAACCTAACTATCGTATGCCCTTGTTCCGTAAGTCTGGTGTATAAGGCTTCTTTTTCTTCTGAGAACTTCGAACTATCGTCTGCTATATATAAATGGTATCGAGGAATATTTTCGATAGACTCAATAAGCCTAAAGAGCACATTTTCTCTTTCAAAAGTCTTGATAATAACGGCTAATTCGGGTCCTTCTATCGGATAATCATAATCAATGCAAAAAGGGTCTGTATTCCACCTCCAGTTAGGGTCTGGTATTCTCCAATTAGGACCATATATCTTTTCTAGGTATTCTTCGATACTACTTGGTATGTTCCACTCGAACCCCCAGATATCTAACTTACCTAGAGTGTCGAAATACTTCTCGTCAACGTGATGAGGGATATATTTGTCTCCATCGAAAGATAACCACCAACCTTCACCGTTCCTAAATTCCCTCGTCCAAATATCCATTTTGATATTATTTCTCTTCAAGGTAAGTTCTGTCGCTAGACCTGATGGGTGGGTGTATATCTTGTGCACCTCAAACCCAACATTTTCAAACAGGTGGAGGTTGTTAAGTACGGTTTGTATGTCAAAAACGCAGATATCTGTATCCGTTTCGTCTACTTTACCGTCTCGGTAGGCTAAAAGGAGCGTTCCTGCTTCCAACCAAAAAGTTAGGTTTAGTTCGTCTAGTATTTCTTTGGCTTTGTATAAGTTTTCTACTGCTGGATGCATTTTACGATGACCTCTCTTTCTCTATTGCCGTCTAGTTCGATTAAAAATATTGACTGCCACTTCCCAAGGGTAAGTTTGCCGTCTTTTACTGGTACAGTTAATGATTGTGGGAGTACCATCGCCCTTATATGTGAATAACCATTTATTCGTTCAGTAGGAGGGACATCTCTCTTTTCGATATCATCGTGAGCATAAACCCCACATTTTGGTGCGATTCTCTCTAAAAATGACTCCATATCCCGAACTAGTAATGATTCATCTTCTAAAATTTTAACCCCACAGGTTGTGTGGGGCGTAAAGATAACACAGATACCATTTTCAATATCTACTTCAATATCTTTAGTAATGTTGGTGAATGTTCCCTTAGTTTTGTACTTCAATCGAATCCTTTCTAACGATAATGTTCGCACCTGTTGGGTATTTGCCGAGGAAACAATCCTCAACAACTTTAGCGACCTCGCTTGGCTCCATTAAAGTATTTTGGTCTTCATCTGGGAAGAGGTCTTTACGCATTTTGGTTCTAGTCCTGCCTGGCGATACGCACCAAACCTGATAACCTTCTTCTGCCAGAGATTGTACTAATGAGATAACCCCTGCCTTAGAGGCACAGTAGCCAGACCACCCAGCCCGACCCCTTAAACCTGAGGTAGAGCCGATAAAGACACACTTCGTGCCATTGGTTAAGAGTTTGGCGATATTGAAACTACCGATTAGATTAACCCTAATTTCTTCTTCGTAGTCTCCATTTATTACGCCAGCACAATTGACTATCTCATCGCCAGTAAAACCTTTTACTTGGCTTAGGTCAGATACATCGCACATCCCCCTTGAGACGTGAAAACCCTCTATTGCTTGACCGATGTCGGAGTTCCCTCCAAAGATTATTCTCAACTCAATCCCTCCCTTATTCTCGTTGAACTAATTTCCTTTGTGTAGGGAAAATAAACTATTTCTATCCCTAATTCTTCGGCTACATCCTTACCTACAAAGTTCTTGTTGTCGTCACCTCTACAGATAATATCTGGCTTTAATAACCGAATAGACTTGTTTAATGCGTCTGAATCAGTATAGACAAAGGCGAAGTCCACGAACTTTAACGCTTGAATTATTCTTAGTCTGTCTTCTGCCGATATAACCGTAGGATGACCCTTGATGTGTTCTTGTATAGTCCACGAGGTTGGTATCCCTACGATTAAGTCCCCTAGTTTACTGGCTCTTTCTAGTAGGTTTAAATGACCAACATGGAGCAGGTCGCCCACCATAAAAGTAATTACTTTAGGTTTTGTGTCCAATTTTCTGCGATTCTAGCCCAAGTACAGGTTTTTCCGTATTCCATCATCTCATTACGGTCGTGTTTCTCCCCTAGGGCTTTTAATAGTAAATCTTTATACTCTTCTACATTCTCTGAACTTAAATCCGACTGCCCTGTCTGATAACCAAATCCATTAAGAGTTTCCCCGACAGCACCATAAGGGATGACGACAGGTACGCAACCTCCACACAAAGATTTTAAAGCAGTTATACACGAGATTTCTGGGAAAATACACGGATACGCCCAGATATCTGCTTCTTTCATCGCCTTGGCGATTTCTAAGTGTCCGACTCTGCCGTGGAACTTAATTCCAGGTTGTTTAAGTTTTTCTTGCATCATCTCAACCCATTTCATTCGGTTGGGGTATTCCCTATTCCCTCTGATGTAGTTCTCAAAGCCATAGTAGACATTGAGTTCAGCGTCTTTGTATTTTTCTTTAATATCTGACCACATATCTAAGAGGAGTTCTAGTCCTCTTGAAGGACAAGATGAGTAAATCATCGAGTGAGTTTTCCTCGGTACTTCAAAATTAAACTGTTCTGGCAGGATTCCGTTAGCCGAGTACATTATCTTTTCTTCGGGGATTGATGGCCACAGTTCACGGTGGTACTTCGACAAACACATCACTTTATCAACGTTGGCTAGTACTACTGGCGTGAAGGCACTTTCTGGCTCTACATCGTGCATCCACAAGCACGTTCTACGGGCCTTGTACTTTTTATTGAAGAACCCTGGTCTACGCCAGCCTATTAAGATATTAAAAGTATCTTCTGAGTTAAACCGTGCTGAATTAACGTAACGAACCTTGTCATAAGTCCCCTCATCTGCTCCACACGAATTATAGACGGTTACTTCCCACCCCAAAGAGGTGAGTTCTCTTGATATTGAGATAACGGCTTCTTCTGAACCACCAATCCCGCTTACTGCTGATTTTGGCGACCAATCTTCCCACGAACCATCACAGAAAATTACAATAGACTTGTCAGACCAGACCTTAGGCTCTGAACAATCTCTTTCCATCTCTATCACGACAGGTGAGTCGGAAATCTCTTTGGGGATAGCTTTTAAGAGTTCACGTCTGCCTTTTTTATCTAAGGATTTCCACACCTTGATATAACCATCGGTAAGTTCACGCATTTCTTGTAGTTTGTAGGCTTCCTTCAGAAGTTCTTTGACTTTTTTGTCTTTAGGACTCATCTTTTTGAGTTTCTCAAAGTATTCAATGGCTTTTTTAAAATCACCTAGGTTAATCGAGGAGATAGCCATGTCTAAGTAGGCTTGCTGTTCTCTCCCGACTAGAATCCAATCTCCTGTGTACTTATTCTTGGAAAAGCCCATCTCTAGCCACTCTACAGCCTTTTTAAAGTCCATAAAATGACAACAGACTTTCCCTGCCATAAAATAAGCGTCTTGAACATGAGGGAGTTCTCCTAACGCCAATAAAGCATAGTCCATCGCTGGTTTCTTCGCCTGTTGTGAGATAGCTATATCAACTAGGTCGAGGTAAGCTCCGTATTTATGCTCGTCCCACCCACTCATTGAAACAAACTGCCTCAAGAGGTCTTCCGCTTGGTCGTTTATCCCTAGGTCTTTATAAGTACAGCCTAGATAATAAACGATACGAGGGTCTATCTCTTTGTTGTCTAGTTCTCGAAGTTTAAGTTGATTAGCGAGTTCTTTCTCTAAAATCTTAATGTTTCGGATTGATTTCTCTTTGACATCTTCTTCGGTAAGGTTATGAACTATTACGAAGTCATCTGTTTTAACGACTTTAGGTTGCGATTCGTTCATTAGGGTTTCGTGCAAAGCCCCGACCCAAGTATAGCCAGAGTTTCTTCTAACGATACGCTCTCTGATATTCTCGATTAAAACATTACCATTCTTGTCTCGTTGGTAGATATAATTAGCGAAAACTGCCATTACATCGTCTGGGAGCATCTCGATTATCTTCTTTAATTTCTCAGGGTGTTTCACAGAATCGTCTGCATCGATCCACGCTATAAATTCACAAGTGCATTTTTCTAAACAGAAATTTCGTTGGTTAGCGAAGTTGTCATCCCAATCTCTAAAGTAGAGTTTAGCTCCATACTTCTTACAGACTTTCTCGAGACCTTTGGCTTCTGTTACAATGACGATTTCGTCAACGTGCTTGGCTACGCTTGCGAGGGCGTTATCTAATAGTTCTGCCTCGTCAGATTTGACTATCATACTTAGAGATAGTGTTTTCATTTTCCTCCTACCATTATTACATTACAAAAATATCAAATTCTTTTTTAAACCATTCCAAATCAGGACCCTTCTCAAACATCTTGGGGTACTCTTTAGTAATCATATTTGCCAAGTGTGAGGGAACCTGTAACGAGAGATTAAAAGTGACCCCATCCTGTTGAATGGGTTTGTATTTGTGTTTATTTTTGAGCCAGTAGTCCGCTTGTTCCTTGTTTTGTTCCAAGAATAGTTCCACGAACTTCTTGATGTTTTTCTTGTCCTTAGCTTTAAGCAAAGTAACCCTCCTCTAAGTTAAACTCTTGCGAAGCTCCCCCGTAGGGGAGCCGATGCAAAGTCTTAACCTACGTTAAAACCTGAATGATAGGCTGAAGTTTTTTCTGCTAAACCTTCAAGTGTTAGCGAACCTTCAATCATTCCCTTTGTGCTAGAACCTGTCTTAGCCAATGGGATGTGTTTAGGTCTGCTACCTGTTAGGTAAGCAACTTTCCAATACTCTGGACGGACAAACAAGATTCCACC from Pseudomonadota bacterium harbors:
- a CDS encoding glycosyltransferase family 2 protein, with the protein product MLTIIIPGKTEKYFKRTIEEVLEKATGEIEVYACTDGYSEPLEDRVNDPRVHYINTEPSTGNQKRHLINMAVNACKGEYVMTLDAHCIVGEGFDEILIRDHQPNWVQIPRRLRLDAENWKVEEDDRLPVDYEYPMWQAWKKGQLKSFRWETRTKERLNIPIDETMAFQGSCYFLTKDYYNKLGLMQTEGYGGFAQESEEIVCKVWADGGKVMTNKNTFYCHLHKGKRYGRMYDLNWNEVKDSIAYSYDFFVNKHRDIYLKKIPQFMPIPNWPDDWEKYLK
- a CDS encoding glycosyltransferase — protein: MHPAVENLYKAKEILDELNLTFWLEAGTLLLAYRDGKVDETDTDICVFDIQTVLNNLHLFENVGFEVHKIYTHPSGLATELTLKRNNIKMDIWTREFRNGEGWWLSFDGDKYIPHHVDEKYFDTLGKLDIWGFEWNIPSSIEEYLEKIYGPNWRIPDPNWRWNTDPFCIDYDYPIEGPELAVIIKTFERENVLFRLIESIENIPRYHLYIADDSSKFSEEKEALYTRLTEQGHTIVRLPYDSGLPAGRNACMDLVTEDYILLLDDDFVIPKDFNISLAINKLRGNVGIVCGSLRTLVGDVAHYEHTLKIEKRRLYKLPPDNGIDLGLNFFVAKKEVFNDVRWDNRFKIGGEHLDFFLQLKGSKWKVLYEERFYAYHLQVENNTEYTIKRDRKDSWPIFADKWDIDGVQEHGGGFYDYREPW
- a CDS encoding secondary thiamine-phosphate synthase enzyme YjbQ, with product MKYKTKGTFTNITKDIEVDIENGICVIFTPHTTCGVKILEDESLLVRDMESFLERIAPKCGVYAHDDIEKRDVPPTERINGYSHIRAMVLPQSLTVPVKDGKLTLGKWQSIFLIELDGNREREVIVKCIQQ
- a CDS encoding SDR family oxidoreductase; translated protein: MRIIFGGNSDIGQAIEGFHVSRGMCDVSDLSQVKGFTGDEIVNCAGVINGDYEEEIRVNLIGSFNIAKLLTNGTKCVFIGSTSGLRGRAGWSGYCASKAGVISLVQSLAEEGYQVWCVSPGRTRTKMRKDLFPDEDQNTLMEPSEVAKVVEDCFLGKYPTGANIIVRKDSIEVQN
- a CDS encoding adenylyltransferase/cytidyltransferase family protein, with protein sequence MDTKPKVITFMVGDLLHVGHLNLLERASKLGDLIVGIPTSWTIQEHIKGHPTVISAEDRLRIIQALKFVDFAFVYTDSDALNKSIRLLKPDIICRGDDNKNFVGKDVAEELGIEIVYFPYTKEISSTRIREGLS
- a CDS encoding glycosyltransferase, which encodes MKTLSLSMIVKSDEAELLDNALASVAKHVDEIVIVTEAKGLEKVCKKYGAKLYFRDWDDNFANQRNFCLEKCTCEFIAWIDADDSVKHPEKLKKIIEMLPDDVMAVFANYIYQRDKNGNVLIENIRERIVRRNSGYTWVGALHETLMNESQPKVVKTDDFVIVHNLTEEDVKEKSIRNIKILEKELANQLKLRELDNKEIDPRIVYYLGCTYKDLGINDQAEDLLRQFVSMSGWDEHKYGAYLDLVDIAISQQAKKPAMDYALLALGELPHVQDAYFMAGKVCCHFMDFKKAVEWLEMGFSKNKYTGDWILVGREQQAYLDMAISSINLGDFKKAIEYFEKLKKMSPKDKKVKELLKEAYKLQEMRELTDGYIKVWKSLDKKGRRELLKAIPKEISDSPVVIEMERDCSEPKVWSDKSIVIFCDGSWEDWSPKSAVSGIGGSEEAVISISRELTSLGWEVTVYNSCGADEGTYDKVRYVNSARFNSEDTFNILIGWRRPGFFNKKYKARRTCLWMHDVEPESAFTPVVLANVDKVMCLSKYHRELWPSIPEEKIMYSANGILPEQFNFEVPRKTHSMIYSSCPSRGLELLLDMWSDIKEKYKDAELNVYYGFENYIRGNREYPNRMKWVEMMQEKLKQPGIKFHGRVGHLEIAKAMKEADIWAYPCIFPEISCITALKSLCGGCVPVVIPYGAVGETLNGFGYQTGQSDLSSENVEEYKDLLLKALGEKHDRNEMMEYGKTCTWARIAENWTQNLK